One part of the Prosthecobacter vanneervenii genome encodes these proteins:
- a CDS encoding family 16 glycoside hydrolase — MNFDIKSFGGRAAWLCLFFILAQCGPPRRTEWHLLADEFAPAWIAAGIPEEGAITIHHGEITLSPGQPMTGAQWAAWKSAGLPTSRYAIEYEAMRVEGNDFFGTVTFPVGDSYVSLVVGGWGGTLVGISSIDDMDASENTTTGNAFFENNRWHKIRIEVRDDELRAWINDKLFVNTSTRGHKLGLRAGDIEKCTPFGFASYATQARIRQVQIRRL, encoded by the coding sequence ATGAATTTTGACATCAAATCCTTCGGAGGCAGAGCCGCATGGCTCTGCCTCTTTTTTATCCTCGCTCAATGCGGACCGCCACGGCGCACAGAATGGCATCTGCTCGCAGATGAGTTTGCCCCGGCTTGGATAGCTGCCGGAATCCCTGAAGAGGGAGCTATCACCATTCACCATGGCGAGATCACCCTCAGCCCTGGCCAGCCCATGACCGGCGCACAATGGGCTGCCTGGAAATCCGCCGGGCTGCCCACCTCCCGCTACGCCATCGAGTATGAGGCCATGCGCGTGGAGGGAAATGACTTCTTTGGCACCGTGACCTTTCCTGTCGGCGACTCTTATGTCTCCCTCGTCGTCGGCGGCTGGGGCGGCACGCTGGTGGGCATCTCCAGCATCGACGACATGGACGCCAGCGAAAACACCACCACCGGAAACGCCTTCTTTGAAAACAATCGCTGGCACAAAATACGCATCGAAGTACGCGATGATGAACTTCGCGCCTGGATCAACGACAAGCTTTTCGTGAACACCAGCACACGCGGGCACAAGCTCGGCCTGCGCGCCGGAGACATTGAAAAATGCACTCCATTCGGTTTTGCCAGCTACGCCACTCAGGCGCGTATTCGCCAGGTGCAGATACGCCGCCTCTAA
- a CDS encoding cyclic nucleotide-binding domain-containing protein — protein MATEHIQRGQVIFREGDKSQEAYFIISGLVEITINTSHGVQSLAKMGPGEIFGEMGMIMDRPRSATATALENTTLETIAEEDFEQQIIQRSDRLHVYLATLFERIRRTDLLLSTTTNATVPLVSKPKPPKEPVFRVKIHSHYGETGFNHPPVEKTITKLPFRIGRSYFDTAVSSLARNDLSLEDVHPHQLSRNHCEIDFENDHFVLRDRGSKLGSWVNGEHVSVDSGCISASLKTGENKIIFGNADSPHRYSITIEELQ, from the coding sequence ATGGCAACCGAGCACATTCAAAGAGGTCAGGTCATTTTCCGTGAAGGAGACAAATCCCAGGAGGCTTACTTCATCATCAGCGGCCTGGTGGAGATCACCATCAACACCTCGCACGGTGTCCAGTCCCTCGCCAAGATGGGCCCGGGAGAAATCTTCGGCGAGATGGGCATGATCATGGACCGCCCACGCTCGGCCACAGCCACAGCACTCGAAAACACCACGCTGGAAACCATCGCCGAAGAAGATTTTGAGCAGCAGATCATCCAGCGCTCGGATCGTCTTCATGTGTACCTGGCCACGCTCTTTGAGCGCATCCGCCGCACCGACCTGCTGCTGAGCACCACCACCAACGCCACCGTGCCACTGGTCAGCAAGCCCAAGCCGCCCAAGGAACCCGTCTTCCGCGTCAAGATTCATTCCCACTATGGTGAAACCGGCTTCAACCATCCGCCGGTGGAAAAAACCATCACCAAGCTGCCCTTCCGCATCGGCCGCAGCTACTTCGACACGGCCGTCTCTTCCCTCGCTCGCAACGACCTCTCACTTGAGGATGTGCATCCCCACCAGCTTTCGCGCAATCACTGTGAGATCGACTTCGAGAACGACCATTTTGTCCTGCGCGACCGCGGCAGCAAACTGGGCTCCTGGGTGAATGGGGAGCACGTTTCCGTCGATTCAGGCTGCATCAGCGCCTCACTGAAAACAGGCGAGAACAAAATCATCTTTGGCAACGCCGACAGCCCGCACCGCTACTCCATCACCATCGAGGAGCTGCAATAA
- a CDS encoding mandelate racemase/muconate lactonizing enzyme family protein, with product MPSTKPTDIRVTAAEVYFLPVTMRVPLKFGPETVTSAVCLRVRVTVADSSGKTAQGWGETPLSVSWVWPSSLSVAVRAQRMKDFSTLLATRLVESGFSGHPMEIGADFMHGPLAATLKEANAAAGGDEMPYLGSLVAFSAFDIAVHDAYGVLHNRDIYATYNAEFMSRDLSAYITPEEGSGIDFKGRYPQDYLVMDAPKQLPVWHLVGGVDALEAADLTGSEPKDAHPLLLADWIQRDGLKCLKVKLRGTDAAWDYERMQRIGKIGFANGVKWLSADFNCTVKEPGYVNDILDKLLRDEPEIYARTLYVEQPFPYDLEAHQIDVRSVSARKPLFLDESAHDWEFVRLGRRLGWSGVALKTCKTQTGALLSLCWAKAHGMPLMVQDLTNPMLAMIPHVRLAAHAGTIQGVECNAMQFYPDASLPEQEIHPGLFQRRNGIVDLSTIRGPGFGYRADEVKRTL from the coding sequence ATGCCCTCCACCAAGCCTACAGACATCCGAGTCACCGCTGCCGAAGTTTATTTCCTGCCTGTCACGATGCGCGTGCCACTGAAATTTGGCCCCGAGACCGTGACGAGTGCCGTGTGCCTGCGGGTGCGAGTGACAGTTGCAGACAGCAGCGGCAAAACGGCGCAGGGCTGGGGTGAGACGCCGCTGAGCGTGTCCTGGGTGTGGCCCAGCAGCCTGAGCGTGGCGGTGCGTGCGCAGCGCATGAAGGACTTTTCCACCCTGCTGGCCACGCGGCTGGTGGAAAGCGGCTTTTCCGGCCATCCGATGGAGATCGGTGCGGATTTCATGCACGGTCCGCTGGCTGCCACGCTGAAGGAGGCCAATGCGGCTGCTGGTGGAGACGAGATGCCCTACCTGGGATCTTTGGTGGCCTTCAGCGCTTTCGACATCGCCGTGCATGACGCCTATGGCGTTCTGCACAACCGTGACATCTACGCCACCTATAATGCGGAGTTCATGAGCCGTGATCTTTCTGCCTACATCACGCCGGAGGAAGGCAGTGGCATTGATTTCAAGGGACGTTATCCGCAGGACTATCTGGTGATGGACGCGCCAAAGCAGCTGCCGGTATGGCATCTGGTCGGCGGAGTGGATGCGCTGGAGGCGGCGGATCTGACCGGCTCTGAGCCCAAGGACGCCCACCCACTGCTCCTGGCGGACTGGATTCAGCGAGACGGGCTGAAGTGCCTCAAGGTGAAGCTGCGGGGCACGGATGCGGCCTGGGACTATGAGCGCATGCAGCGCATCGGGAAGATCGGGTTTGCCAATGGTGTGAAATGGCTGAGCGCCGACTTCAACTGCACGGTGAAGGAGCCAGGATATGTGAATGACATCCTGGACAAGCTGCTGCGCGATGAGCCGGAGATCTATGCCCGCACTCTGTACGTGGAGCAGCCTTTCCCGTATGATCTGGAAGCGCACCAGATCGACGTGCGCAGCGTCTCGGCGCGCAAGCCGTTGTTCCTGGATGAAAGCGCGCATGACTGGGAGTTTGTGCGCCTGGGCCGTCGTCTTGGCTGGTCGGGCGTGGCTCTGAAGACCTGCAAGACGCAGACTGGTGCGCTGCTGAGCCTTTGCTGGGCCAAGGCCCACGGCATGCCGCTGATGGTGCAGGACCTGACGAATCCGATGCTGGCCATGATCCCGCACGTGCGACTGGCTGCGCATGCAGGCACGATCCAAGGCGTGGAGTGCAATGCCATGCAGTTCTACCCTGATGCATCGCTGCCTGAGCAGGAGATCCACCCTGGACTTTTCCAACGCCGCAACGGCATCGTGGACCTCAGCACGATCCGAGGACCGGGCTTCGGCTACCGTGCCGATGAAGTGAAGCGCACGCTTTAA